Within Aspergillus oryzae RIB40 DNA, chromosome 2, the genomic segment ACTTCGCGGATCACTTCCATTGCATGGAATGAAAATGGTACACACGTTGTGAGCGGAGCATTGGACACCAATATATTCGTGTGGAACTTGGCCAATCCCGGAGAATGGCTCCAAGCTACTAATGCTCACAAAGAAGGTGTTAACGGTGTAGCTTGGGTGTCGGGGTCGAAGATTGCTTCGGCTGgtgcagatgcagcagtcAAGTTGTGGAAAGTAGAAGGTTTGGAATAGAGTAAAGTGAAATGGACTTTGGGGCAGCAGCGATCATAGTATACGTATCGATGAGTGAAAGGTCATATCTGCGCAGCCTCTTCCTTATTTCactatcttttctctcgAATCTTGaagtgtacatacatacaacgAAGTACTCTATTACAGTTCTTAGGATGTTGTAGTTTCGCCTAATGATGCGTGTTCCCAATTCACCAAGGCCGTGGTGATAAAATGGCGGGTGATCAAAAGCGGATAGAAGAAGCAATGATCGCCGTATACAACCAACTACTGTGTACGTCAAGCGCCCGCGAGCTCCGCTTTGACAACTCTTCGTCTTCTACGCGCCTGCAAgacggcaagaagaagggggggAAATGAGATGATAACATGTCTCTGTCTGGGGATGCGTCGAGTAGTTCCCGTCGCTTTTTGCGACCGAAGAAGGTACCATGGCAGATTTTCTCTGGTTAAGGTGttcaaggaaaagagaaagaggacgAGCCACCGTTGCTAACCATAAGTTTGATACAAAGCTGCGGCAGGCGACGTTTGTCTTACCGAAAACCGGTCAACGCTTGAGAGGTCTGGTTACTCTACGAAGCCCTCATTCCGAATCAAATGGCCACAATGACGAAGAACGCCGCGGGCTACTCTCCGGACAATATTCCGTGGACCGTGAAGGGATACCTTCACGCTTATGGAGAAAGGTGCGAGAAACAAAACTTTGGATACATCAAGTTATTTCTACTGAGCTAGGAACTGGGGTCCTGAAATGCAGCCTAGCCTACTTATTGGGGTCGCTTGCAACTTTCGTGCCAGCAATTGCTTCGTGGCTAGGCCATCAAGACGGCAAGCATGTTGTGGCCACCGTTACAGTCTACTTCCACCCAGCAAGGTCTCAAGGGAGCATGTACAAGGCATCAATTTGTGCCTTCCTAGCGTTTCTCTATGCCGCCTTTATCTCTTTGACAAGCATGTGTGTCTCTAGGTTTTTTCAGGACACTCTTGACTTACTCCCACTCGGTCATGCTGTAGTTCTTATAGTCTTCTGTGGAGGCGGTTTAGGATTTATTGGATGGACAAAACAAAGACTGGGCGACCCCCTTGTGAACGTCGCCTGCTCTCTTGCTTCGCTGTCGTCCATTACCGTCTTGACTAAAGAAGGCGCAGTACAGAATGGAGATTTGTCGTTTGCTAAAATTTTTCAGGTTTTGAAAATGGTCGTGATGGGTGTAGCTGCGGCCATGGCTGTGTCGTTCATGATATTTCCAATATCTGCGCGGAAAAAGCTACGGTCAAACCTCACTACTGTCACCGAGACGCTAGCAACGATGCTAGCCTTGATTACCGAGAGCTTCCTCACTGGATCTGAAGAGGAGCTTCAAACTGAAGAATACCTAAGTGCAGCTGCGCGCCATAAGCAGGCATACAGCCAGCTTGACAGACTAGTAAGAGAAGCGAAACTGGAGCATTTTGTTGCAGGTACAGAGAGACAATACAGGCTGGAGAAAAAACTTGTACGCTGGGTACAAGATATCACTCATAACATGGGCGGCTTGCGCAGTGCGGCTCTCCTGCAGTTTCAGTTGCTAAAGCAAACCAAACTTTCCAGGCCAGTGCAGTACAATAGCGAAGCAGCAGTTACAAATGGGATTCACCGAGAATCATTACCTAGTCCATGGTCACTACATGAGGAGCGACCAATTTTGGAGCCGATAGATGAgaggctggaagaagaggtctcAGATATGGGAAGAGACAGGCCTAATTCAAGTCCAGAAAGAGACATTTCTGACTCAGAAACTGATcacgttcttcttcctgcgGATATCTTCGCACTATTTATCGGTCATTTAGGGCCTTCGATGGTAACGAGGCACCAAAAACCACTATATGTTGATAAACACTAATCATCAATAGCGATCACTTGCATTCACTTTGAAAGAAATCTTCAAGGAGATTCCTTTCAGACCTGCACCGGATTACAAAGTCGCAATCAATAGTAGGTTCCGCACCAGTCTTGACCGGGCACTTGATCTCTATCGAGGATCCCGAGAAGAAGCGTTGAAGACGATATATCGACAGAAGGATGTCTTAAACATCCAGACCTTGGAAGTTGAAGCGgatcttgaggaagttgCAGCCAGTTGTGGCCATTTTAGTTTTTCGCTTCTGGAGTTCGGTGAGCAGCTAAAGGAGCTGTTAGCAATCCTTGATGAGTTGCAACTTGAAGCTGAGGAGAGGCCCGATGGCAGGTCCTGGAACTGGCTGAGGTTTTGGGGTCGACGAAATGCTTGGGTAAGAGCAAAGGATACCGGTATGTTGTCTCGGCTGACATGGGCCTAAACGGTTAAAAAATATGCTGACTGGCCTCCAGAGCGGCCATTGGTTGAAGCAGGTTTCGTACAAGGTAGTGTTGAACCTCAATTGGTAGTCGGCAACGCTGAGCCGCACCGTAAGCAATTGTTATCATCCCTCCATCCGGGAAACGTGTCGGGAGAAAAGAGCTTCGGTTATCGTATCTGGAAGTCACTCAAGATCTTTCGACGGGATGACACCAAGTTTGCTATCAAAGTAGGTACAGGTGCGGCACTCTATGCTTTGCCATCATTTCTCCCGTCCACAAGACCGTTTTACTCTCACTGGAGAGGCGAGTGGGGTCTTTTGTCGTACATGCTAGTTTGTTCGATGACCATCGGTGCTTCAAACACCACCGGTTATGCCCGTTTCTTGGGTACCTGCTTAGGGGCACTCTGTGCCGTCGTGTCGTGGTATGTGACAGGTGGGAACGTGTTTGGCCTCGCATCTCTGGGGCTACTCATGGCTACGTGGACGTCGTATCTCATAATAGTCAAAGGGCAGGGTCCGATGGGCCGCTTCATTATGCTTACTTACAACCTCTCGGTATTGTACGCGTACTCCCTCAGCCAGAAGGAAGGGAACGATGACCAGGACGAAGGGGGCGAAAGTCCGATTATAACTGAGATTGCTCTTCATCGTGTTGCATCTGTTCTGTCTGGCTGTATCTGGGGTATTATCATCACACGAGTGATTTGGCCTATCAGCgcgaggaagagattgaaagaTGGTCTAAGTCTCTTATGGCTTCGAATGAGTCTGCTCTGGAAACGCGGCCCACTGTCTACCATGACTAGCAACACAGATAACTCGGTTTTCATGAGCCCAAGGG encodes:
- a CDS encoding uncharacterized protein (predicted protein) — encoded protein: MCVSRFFQDTLDLLPLGHAVVLIVFCGGGLGFIGWTKQRLGDPLVNVACSLASLSSITVLTKEGAVQNGDLSFAKIFQVLKMVVMGVAAAMAVSFMIFPISARKKLRSNLTTVTETLATMLALITESFLTGSEEELQTEEYLSAAARHKQAYSQLDRLVREAKLEHFVAGTERQYRLEKKLVRWVQDITHNMGGLRSAALLQFQLLKQTKLSRPVQYNSEAAVTNGIHRESLPSPWSLHEERPILEPIDERLEEEVSDMGRDRPNSSPERDISDSETDHVLLPADIFALFIGHLGPSMRSLAFTLKEIFKEIPFRPAPDYKVAINSRFRTSLDRALDLYRGSREEALKTIYRQKDVLNIQTLEVEADLEEVAASCGHFSFSLLEFGEQLKELLAILDELQLEAEERPDGRSWNWLRFWGRRNAWVRAKDTERPLVEAGFVQGSVEPQLVVGNAEPHRKQLLSSLHPGNVSGEKSFGYRIWKSLKIFRRDDTKFAIKVGTGAALYALPSFLPSTRPFYSHWRGEWGLLSYMLVCSMTIGASNTTGYARFLGTCLGALCAVVSWYVTGGNVFGLASLGLLMATWTSYLIIVKGQGPMGRFIMLTYNLSVLYAYSLSQKEGNDDQDEGGESPIITEIALHRVASVLSGCIWGIIITRVIWPISARKRLKDGLSLLWLRMSLLWKRGPLSTMTSNTDNSVFMSPREKLEIERFLSRLESLQASARSEFELKSPFPDLAYSNILRRTRSMVDAFLAINIELDKNMTASEGELSILQYTDKERQQLSSRISHLLSALSMPEIGFLPAFSTIARIMEHHACLQTRTMRCCMLIS